In the Harmonia axyridis chromosome 3, icHarAxyr1.1, whole genome shotgun sequence genome, one interval contains:
- the LOC123675901 gene encoding leucine-rich repeat-containing protein 70-like has protein sequence MAFINVCERSPLVLFLLIPILAESTITIKNKPLQPYDVRMSQFNMAHMKGELDNSTFSLFKNLNGLKIEKCAISHLTPNTFENTHLEILDINDNIEFPTITSDTFKYLQKLKVFRFTSNSYTTIEEGSFTKLENLDVLVISHQFLKNITKSFLEGLNNLRELSLTFNEVEYINQDAFEHMKELTAIFLGNNLIKTIIPGTFKNQLKLEDLQLQDNQLGNDENFHNINWKNFDRIISLRFLNIAKNYLNYINIKDLVTTFPLLISVNFLPNNMTCSNELYITNKLRHYRIQIEYYGNDLSNCKKFDLSLGTVVFDTNGFK, from the exons ATGGCATTTATCAATGTGTGCGAAA GATCCCCATTGGTCTTATTTCTTCTAATACCGATTCTAGCGGAGAGtacaataacaataaaaaacaaaccaCTACAACCCTATGATGTTCGAATGTCACAATTCAATATGGCACACATGAAAGGTGAACTTGACAATAGTACCTTTTCTCTTTTTAAAAACCTGAATGGTTTGAAGATTGAAAAATGTGCTATAAGCCATCTTACTCCTAACACCTTCGAGAACACTCATCTGGAAATATTAGATATTAATGACAATATAGAATTTCCTACGATAACTTCAGACACATTTAAGTATCTTCAAAAACTGAAGGTATTCAGATTTACTTCCAACTCATACACAACTATAGAAGAGGGTTCTTTTACAAAACTGGAAAACCTTGACGTACTTGTGATCAGTCAtcaattcttgaaaaatattaccAAAAGTTTTCTAGAGGGATTGAATAACTTGAGAGAGTTGTCTTTAACATTTAACGAGGTTGAATATATTAATCAAGACGCCTTTGAACATATGAAAGAGCTTACTGCGATATTCCTAGGAAATAATTTAATCAAAACTATAATCCCAGGAACATTTAAAAACCAATTGAAGCTTGAAGATCTTCAATTACAAGATAACCAACTTggtaatgatgaaaattttcacaacatcaactggaaaaattttgataggattATAAGTCTACGTTTTTTAAATATTGCTAAGAACTACCTGAATTACATAAACATAAAAGATCTTGTAACTACATTTCCACTATTAATTTCTGTTAATTTTTTACCGAATAATATGACCTGCTCTAACGAGTTGTACATAACAAATAAATTGAGGCACTATAGAATTCAAATAGAATATTATGGAAATGACCTTTCAAATTGTAAGAAGTTTGATCTTAGTCTAGGGACTGTAGTTTTTGATACAAACGGTTTCAAATAG
- the LOC123675900 gene encoding ceramide synthase 6, with the protein MDYYRSFMHHFWSEHIWLPPNTTWSDISPESSEHINHTNSKHLFFPMPMAFGMLFIRYILEKYWFAPVGRSLGIKHTRPKKAPSIPALESAYITSKKWKHKQIQGLAKQLDMSERQVERWLRLRKGQNKPSTLTKFCENAWRCTYYIFSFFYGIYILWDKPWLWNINECWTDFPHQSVTKDIWWYYMISMSFYWSLCVSQFFDVKRKDFWQMFIHHIATIVLMSSSWIVNVFRVGSLVLVVHDAADILLEAAKMAKYSGFQKVCDFTFATFTIVWIVTRIIIFPFWIIRNTSIDAPRIVPMFPAYYIFNGLLILLLVLHLFWTYLILKIAYNAVNAGQMEGDIRSSSDNFSEDSNENENNKEKENKKSS; encoded by the exons atggaTTACTACCGTAGTTTTATGCATCACTTTTGGAGTGAACATATTTGGTTGCCTCCAAATACGACATGGTCCGATATATCACCGGAATCTAGTGAACATATAAATCATACGAATTCTAAACATCTATTCTTCCCAATGCCCATGGCATTCGGGAtgttgtttattcgatatataTTAGAGAA ATATTGGTTTGCTCCAGTAGGAAGATCATTAGGAATTAAACACACTAGGCCCAAAAAGGCCCCCTCAATTCCTGCTTTAGAAAGTGCTTATATCACTTCTAAAAAATGGAAACACAAACAA ATACAAGGACTGGCAAAACAATTGGATATGTCTGAAAGACAGGTAGAGAGATGGCTTAGGTTAAGAAAAGGTCAGAATAAACCTTCTACTCTCACTAAGTTTTGTGAGAATGCTTGGAGATGTACATACTACATTTTCAGTTTCTTCTATGGAATATATATTCTATGGGATAAGCCATGGTTGTGGAACATAAATGAGTGCTG GACTGACTTTCCCCATCAATCGGTCACTAAGGACATATGGTGGTACTACATGATCTCTATGTCATTCTATTGGTCGCTCTGTGTATCCCAGTTCTTCGATGTCAAGAGGAAGGATTTCTGGCAGATGTTCATACATCACATCGCCACCATAGTTTTGATGTCATCATCTTGGATAGTAAACGTTTTCAGAGTAGGCAGCCTTGTTCTAGTGGTGCATGATGCTGCAGATATCTTGTTAGAG GCTGCTAAAATGGCCAAGTATTCTGGCTTTCAGAAAGTATGCGATTTTACATTTGCTACATTTACCATTGTATGGATAGTTACTAGAATAATCATCTTTCCATTCTGGATAATAAGAAA caCATCTATTGATGCACCAAGGATAGTGCCAATGTTCCCTGCCTATTATATCTTCAATGGTCTACTGATTCTTTTGTTGGTACTGCATTTATTTTGGACTTATCTAATCCTGAAAATAGCCTATAATGCTGTCAATGCTGGGCAAATGGAAGGAGATATAAG GTCAAGCAGTGATAACTTCAGTGAAGACTCAAACGAGAACGAGAATAATAAAGAGAAAGAGAATAAAAAATCCTCATAA
- the LOC123675897 gene encoding piggyBac transposable element-derived protein 3-like: MSDYSDKRYWKKPLTLNELLEEIENIENVTDIPDEIILFPPTNANEYNTDEDSGNDENVSPNNLPGSQLMADVEFSMRENRRENSIDSIKDWESEDELPLSNFVAKRLKKTKLFNYTLGKDLLETFPVWNSVSHVRNNRSPLELFKCFFDKDQVDEIVHHTNVYASQKNRPPDVTADDLYCFIGVLLVSGYCSVSRKKMYWQNSTDSNNALISSSISRDRFQYIMSNFHCVDNNILDKNDRFAKVRPIFNSLNRKFLEFAPIEEDHSVDEAMVPYFGRHGCKQFIKGKPIRWGYKFWVGATRLGYIVYFEPYQGSNTLSCEKYKELGLGASVVLQYADILQSTKFANFHMFFDNFFTSLSLMKELTHREIRATGTIRDNRLPKCPLTDVKQFKKKKRGDFQHALVDNEIVICRWNDNNVITIASNSTSVFPTNKAKRFSQKEKKYIHIDQPKPIKSYNENMGGVDRSDQNIGQYRISIRGKKWYFPLVTHCIDMSVQNAWYLQVVEGGKLDQLAFRRALATELLETHKVLTGRKCSRKSEHYKEHSRYDRIDHMIIYQMNQTKCAVCHKKTNFRCEKCDIGLHPKECFRCFHTQ; this comes from the exons ATGAGTGATTATAGTGATAAAAG GTATTGGAAAAAACCTCTTACTTTGAACGAATTgcttgaagaaattgaaaatatcgaaaatgtaACCGACATTcctgatgaaataattttatttcctccaacgaATGCGAATGAATACAACACTGATGAAGATtcaggaaatgatgaaaatgtcAGCCCGAATAACCTACCAGGATCCCAGTTAATGGCTGATGTAGAATTTTCCATGAGGGAAAATcgcagagaaaattcaatagaTTCTATAAAAGATTGGGAAAGCGAAGATGAATTACCTTTATCAAATTTTGTAGCCAAGAGATtgaaaaaaaccaaattattCAACTATACCCTTGGAAAGGACTTGTTAGAAACTTTTCCTGTATGGAATTCAGTTTCTCATGTAAGGAACAATCGTAGTCCTCTCGAACTATTCAAGTGTTTTTTCGATAAAGATCAGGTAGACGAGATTGTGCATCATACAAATGTATATGCTTCTCAGAAAAATCGACCACCTGATGTTACAGCTGACGATTTATATTGCTTCATTGGGGTATTACTTGTCAGTGGATACTGTTCCGTTTCAAGGAAAAAGATGTACTGGCAAAATTCGACAGACAGCAACAACGCGCTTATATCGTCATCAATTTCGAGAGATCGTTTCCAATATATCATGAGTAATTTTCATTGTgttgataataatattttggatAAAAACGATCGATTTGCCAAAGTAAGACCAATTTTCAATTCGCTCAACAGAAAATTCTTAGAATTCGCCCCGATCGAAGAAGACCACTCAGTGGATGAAGCTATGGTGCCTTATTTTGGGCGCCATGGCTGCAAACAATTCATAAAAGGAAAACCCATAAGATGGGGATATAAATTCTGGGTTGGGGCCACTCGTTTAGGGTATATCGTGTATTTTGAACCTTACCAAGGCTCTAATACTCTTTCATGCGAAAAATATAAGGAATTGGGACTCGGAGCGTCTGTAGTCTTACAATATGCAGACATCTTACAGTCAACCAAATTCGCCAATTTCCACATGTTCTTTGACAATTTCTTTACATCACTGTCATTGATGAAAGAATTGACGCATCGAGAGATACGAGCTACAGGAACAATCAGGGATAATAGACTTCCAAAGTGTCCATTGACAGACGTGAAACAattcaagaagaagaaaagagGTGATTTTCAACATGCACTGGTAGACAACGAGATAGTCATTTGTCGATGGAATGACAATAATGTGATTACGATTGCCTCTAACTCTACTTCCGTATTTCCAACAAATAAAGCAAAGAGATTTTCtcaaaaggaaaaaaagtaTATTCATATTGATCAGCCTAAACCGATAAAgagttataatgaaaatatgggTGGAGTTGATCGGAGCGATCAAAACATAGGGCAGTACCGCATTTCGATTAGAGGAAAAAAATGGTATTTTCCATTGGTGACCCATTGTATAGATATGTCCGTTCAAAACGCGTGGTATTTGCAAGTGGTTGAAGGAGGAAAATTGGATCAACTTGCCTTCAGAAGAGCCTTAGCCACGGAACTATTAGAAACTCATAAGGTTTTGACTGGAAGAAAATGTTCGAGAAAATCAGAACATTATAAGGAACATTCTCGATATGATCGAATTGATCATATGATAATATATCAAATGAATCAAACGAAGTGCGCAGTGTGTCATAAAAAGACGAATTTTCGTTGTGAGAAATGTGATATCGGATTACATCCAAAAGAATGTTTCCGCTGTTTTCATACCCAATGA